The DNA window ATATAAGTTGCTTCCAATCCGGCGAAGGCCGTCACGATCTTCTTCACCTTGACCTTGTCGTTGACGACCCAAAATTCGTGACGAACGTCCGCCGCCACAAAATCGTATACCGGCGTCGTTTTGGCGGTGGCAGCGAGAATCGCATCCAGATCGGCGTCCGATTGATAGAAAAGGAATACCGGACCGGTCTGGGCATTGACAATATCGTTCAAGTTGGTGCGATCGGTTTCCTTGTCGGGTCGAGTGAACTCATGACGCTTGATCCGGCCCTCCAGGTAGTCGTCGCACGACGAAAGGATCATGTAGCCGGTCTGATCGACATCGCGCCAGCGCAGACGATAAACGTAGACGGATTCTTCCTGATCTTGCACCATGGCACCGACTTCGATCAGGCGGCGCAGGTTGTCGCGGGCGCGTTCGTAGAGGTCGTTGCCGGCAGGAGAGTGATCCGGGGGGAAAGTGATCTCGGGTTTGGTGACCCGGAGGAACGAGAAGTCGTTGCCCGCTGCCATTTGGCGTGCCTCGTCACTGGAGAGCACATCGTAAGGAGGAGTTGCGACTTTGTCTATCAGTTCCACCTTTGGTCGTAACCCCCTGAATGCCTTTACCTTGACCATCTTGTCCACCTGCCGGAAGTCTTGAGTCTCACCGTCGTCATCGCCCTAAATCTAACTGAATAGGTAAGGAAATCCCCCATAAAAAAGCAAGTGATTCTTTTCACAAAGGCGGAGCTGCTATGAGCATGCTTTCTTCGACCCGTCCGGGAGATTTAAGCGACTTTCTTGTTGAAGAGGGCGATTCGGCTGAGAAAGACACTCGGACTTTCCGCAGCCGCCAACCCGGCAGTTTCTGCTGCGAGAATCGTCTGCTGGAAGTCTGCCTTGGAGACGTGAAAAGGTCTGGGCTCGACGACAAGAAGTAATCCATTGGGCTGCAACAGGTCTGCGGCCTCGCGGAACCATCGGTGCTGATCGGAGATTTCATGAATGACGTAAAAGGCAAGGATGAAGTCGACCGCCGTATTGATGCCAATGCAATCAGAGTTGCAGCGGTGAAGCGTGATGCGCGATTCCAGCATTGACCCGCGGACTTTGGATTGCAGCAGGCTCAACATTCCCTCTTGCAGGTCGACTGCATATACGCGCCCCGTCGGCCCTACGAGTTCTGCCATAGTGACCGTGAAGAATCCGGGGCCACAGCCGAAGTCGAGGACTGTCATACCATCACGAATGTAGGGAGAGAGAATCTTCCGGGGATTTTGGAGCCATCGGCGGAAGATACCGTCCAGAGTGCCGGCACATTCCACGGGACACACCCGCTGGCGGCGCGCACGCTTGTTGTCCGCCGGCATGATAATGTTGCCCATAATGTAGATGATACGAGAACGAGTGGCTGGGGTTGCGGTCATCTCTTCAGGAGCAGGCCGAGAAAGAGCATGGCGCAGCCTGCGCCGGCAGAAATTCCTCTTGCGTTCGGAGTTCGCCTGCGTAATTATTGCGAAGACACATTTGCCGTTGGGAGTGGCGACCATCCAGTCGTCTGAGAT is part of the Candidatus Zixiibacteriota bacterium genome and encodes:
- a CDS encoding class I SAM-dependent methyltransferase codes for the protein MPADNKRARRQRVCPVECAGTLDGIFRRWLQNPRKILSPYIRDGMTVLDFGCGPGFFTVTMAELVGPTGRVYAVDLQEGMLSLLQSKVRGSMLESRITLHRCNSDCIGINTAVDFILAFYVIHEISDQHRWFREAADLLQPNGLLLVVEPRPFHVSKADFQQTILAAETAGLAAAESPSVFLSRIALFNKKVA